The nucleotide window ACGCTCACAAGTCGGAAGGAGTCTCTAAAGGCGCTAACCCACTCAAAGGCTTCTTCCCTCGTACGATTGGGCCAACCTAACGAGTCCAGCCCATTACCTCCAGTTACCCAACGTAAcaatgataaataataaaatatttattgcaaattaattactataaataaaaatatttcaaatgtaCTACTTACTTAATGCTTACATTGTTACActtataatttgaatttaaccAACGTGTTTTCTAAGTAGATATGCtaaatttattaactaaaaaaaatttatatagaaAGTTACAAATTTAgtttttgatatatttattgtatatttattaaaataataaactttcTAAATTTAGACTAATAATAACTTTAACATATACTATtagcaaaatattttattatattatcaattttaaaaaaaacttattacaaagattaaaaatatttatcttttaaatttgattaggccaacgtgaaaaaaaataaatttatattttatagaagtaaaaaaaaaacaattttacaaaaaatacaaaaactcatttaggactcatatatattttaaagagtttaatttttaataacataaaaaattttatacaattatgtaattaaatttgtgttaaaaatgACTTTTTAATTtacgaatttaaaaaataattaattttagtaccCTGAGATTGAGTGgatacataaaatttatttagatttttaatatatataaatttaaatgttatactaaaatgatattttattaaattttgttgttgtttactGAATAAGAATCTCGTTatacatttaaataattttacatcaAGTTCATCCAAATCATGTAGTTTACGCTGtggaattttgttttcttcgtatgtttttttattcctcttctttttactgctttttcttcttcttcttttttttttctttatttttttttattatcattcaGTTATCACACTATACCACCACATCTAttttctcctcttccttctcttttttctccttctgttttcttttatatttgaattttcttatcttctcttttttcttttcttcttcctcctccatcATTATTATTGTCATCACCAACAAtaccaatattttattaacatctttattgattttgattctTTGTGTAGTGATTGAATGAActgaaaatattatcaaaacgaAATCATTATATAATaccaaatgaaccgaaaatgatccattatataaatttgaattcaaaaatgcatgcGTCTcgaatgaacaaaaaaatattatcaaaatgaaatcattgtataataccaaatgaacaaaaaattgtCCATCATATAAATTCGAATTCAGAAACACTTGCATCTCGAATGAACCGaaaattagctcaaaataaAACCATTGCATAATAtcaaatgaaccgaaaattgtccattatataaatttgaATTCGATGATAACGATAACGACGATACATATTAGAAGAAGACAATAGCGATAACGATGATAATGATGGATGAGAATAGTGAAAATGAAGGAAGAGATGAAATTCTcataggaggaggaggagaaaggtAAGAAGAAGACGTAGCATCCGgagtgaagaagaaaaataagcgtaagaaaaaaaaacaaaaaaaacacataacTCAAATTATTTAGATgaatttgaatataaaattatttaaaagtagAGAATCACtcattttttaatctttttatcgtaaatctaaattttatttaaaaatttattgttaacCAATAGATTATAAATGAGTTCAATAAAGAACTTAGAAATCCAACTTtgaaaagagggaaaaaaagggaaaaagggtGTTAAAGGGAGTTCCACGGTTACTCATTTTCGATATATAACTTTGGTAAGAGCCCGTTCATCTAAATAGAAATCTTAGAAAGAATTAGGTTGGAAtaggaaaaatttttttatctttttttcatcctcttaataaaaataagataataatttcACTATTTGGGTGATTGGCAGAGTATTTTGTATTTAGTATGCATAGAATACATTACACCACTCAAATAAAATAGACTTCCAAAATACGGATATATTTGAATTAAAGAAATTGGTATggtattaattaaaagaaaatgaaaaatatttaataaaaaatttaataatccaGTTAGAAAACAATTGATACAGTTGGATCTCCCACCCCAATTAATGCAATCATTTGCGGTTGACCAGGGAAAGAAACCATCACCTGAATCCCGGAGATTACTTGCAGGCACGGTCACTCGGTCACCGCCTCATGCTCATAGACTgatgataaaatatttaaataaataaataaataaaattatgtgCTATAACGATAAATTAAGTCATTTTATACTATTTATGGTTAATATATCACTAATatgaatttatcattttttaattaatttttaatcttaaataaactttttaatagtaatttttaaaatttaatttaaaataaaataataatttttcattaCAGATATatccaaaaatatatatcatacaACAAATCATTTATTCCTTAAACACCTATTCTTAAAACTTCAACATTCAGAGTTCAGGCTTCAGACAATCACGACTCAAATTCGGATTTATGTTCAGACCATTTCATATTTCCagttttagaatattttatagCTCTATATAATATTcactattattttattatactaattttatattaaaataaaaaattaaattatttaatttacctATTATTAGTAGTATTGCTTATGAATAAAGgggttttttttatcattaatctaTAGAAAAAAATGAGCTAACATTTAGATCAATTTCTAAAGTTACACTACAATAAAAGTGCTGTTTTGCGGCAATTTTTTCTCCAATTAGAGCGATTTTTAATTGacgtaaaattaaattttggcaGTTTACTGAACTatgttagttatttattttttctttctgttttcatttttgtttgcgcaaaaaaaaagataatttattgaatcttaaaaatatatatgccCAATTTCATAGTGATTTTTACTGCCCAGCCGCTATCTAGGATAGTTTTGTGACTTCTGTCAGACTGCAACTCACTTTTGCCGCAATTCTACCAATCTGCAACGAGTATGACCATGGACGCTACTTTCCCACAGTTACTCTCCACCTACGTTGTAGTGTTATATTGATGAAATTTAAACTAAAGACTTTTGATTGAAGGGAGTCACTCAGATAAAGACacctaaaacgtcttttttttaagatatttttaataattaaaatttaacatatatattcGATTAGACTGTGCTATTTTCGTTATAATTAGGCcatacaaattaatttgacaaaaaaaataatgaatcaaATGTTAAACTGatgtaaattaatattatttttcataaaaaatgattacaatattcttattatcgaaaatgactaaaatactcctattatatatattaattttaataatccTAAATTCTAGCCCTTTACTTCTCTATTGTCATACgattaggatttagagttttcgatatatatagaataaatgaccatttgtacccataagAGATGAAAACACTGACATTTGTACACATGAAAGCTCAAAACTAATCTTGTACCCATGATAGATGTTGTCCGTATGACAAAAGTGCCCTGACTTGGATTTGAGCTTGGTTCGTGGGTTTCCGAACCTACGTGGCACTCCCAACCTCTCCCCCCTCCCAAAATCTGAGCTAACCATTCaccatcttcatcttcatcttcttcaccatcaccatcaccataaCCTCCATTACCATCACCTCAGCACCGCCACAGCCACCTCCCTTCACCACAACCTCCGGCGACAAAAACACATGACATACACACTAACAGAGGAAATAAGAGAGCAAGGAGGAAGAGAGCAGAGAAACGAGAGATTCAGAGACTGAGGAGAGAGCACGAGAAGAGATCCGAGAGGGGGTATCACGCCGTCACCAGCCACCATCGCGCACCACCACCGTCGCGAGCCAGAGACGCTGCAAGGGGGAAGAGGAGCCGTCGTGCTCCGCCACTGTCCAGCCACCATCGAGCTAGGGCCGCCATCGCGCCTCACTATGCGTCACTGTCGAGCTTCGAAAAGGGAGAGAAAGTGCgcgaagatgagagagagagggaaagcCGATCCTACCACCACCGCCACACCCAGTCGCCGTCATCATCACGGGAGCTCGTTGGCGTCACTAGCGGAAGTCGCCGCCGCTGTCGCCGAAACCACTGTCTCCGTTTGTTGCTCAGCATTGTCTCTGTTTCTGATTCCTCTCTTGTGTGCTGAAATCGCTGTTGCCGTGGTGGTGGCCGTGGGGTTGTTTGTGCTTAAACGAAGCTAATACTGCTGCCGCTCCATTCCTCTGTTCTTTTCAAGTTTTAGTAAGTTGTCCTTGTTCCAAAACTCTCATTGTTACCGTTCTATTTTCATGGTTGATTGAGAATTTTGAGACATTATTGCATTAGGGTTATGTCAATACCTTTGCAAGTTGTTCGATGGCATTGCTGTTGTGGGAAGCTGTTGGTGCGGCTAATGCCGCTACTGCTGCTGACTCGATATAAAGTCGTTGTCGCCGGAGGTTGTGGTGAAGGGAGGTGGCTGTGGTGGTGCTGAGGTGATGGTGATAGAGGTTATGGAGGttatggtgatggtgatggtgaagaagatgaagatgaagatgatgatggtgaatgGTTGGCTCAGATTTGGGGGGGAGGTTGGGAGTGCCACGTAGGTTTGGAAACCCACGAACCAAGCTCAGATCCAAGCCAGGGCACTTTTGTCACACGGACAGCATCTATCATGGGTACAAGATTAGTTTCGAGCTTTCATAGATACAAATATCAGTATTTTTATCTCTCATAGGTACAAATGGTCATTTATTCATTTCGagctaattttgacaaaaataacacacgatttaatcaattatatgtgataaattttaattacacgaaaatatctataaaaaaatatgtttcagACGTCTTTATCTAAGTGCCATCTTTGATtaaaacataatataaaaaaatttagatcttttaaaattaaaaaattaataaaataataaaaaaattaatcactattaattttataactttcataaaatatatgttctattattttaatttaaaaaattaatttctcattttattaCTTACTAATCTTTTTgctttaaaaacttttttttataaaaaatattaaaaaagtattttgatagcattatttatatgttttatagTAATTAATCACataaatatattcttaaaacacatgtaaaaaaaatcattaagaaAATCCAATAATTgggaaaagataaatttacgTGTGGGAGTTTGAGTCCCACAATTGCTTGTGTGCGTTGCCGTGTTTCCATTGGCACGCATCAACCAACCTCGACAAGAATACTCCTGCTTGGGTGCTTCCTGCCAACCACCGCCATTAGCATCACTCACTGCCTCCCTCCCAAAAAATCTTACCCGCtaagaaatgaaatgaaattaaaattacaaaaatctcACTATAAATGAGGACATAACACATTTAAACACTGCACACGACAATGCCAACAAACTCGCAGCAACAGTTTCACGCTTTCTACGAAGGATGGATCCAACGCAAACAGACTCTCCTCGACGAGCTTCTCACACTTTCCGACGCTCCCGACTCCCAACACAAACACATCGCTCTCATTGAATCCGTTCTCTCCCACTACCAACAATACTTCGAGCACAAAACACGCCTCCAAAACGACGACGTTTTGCTTCTCTTCTCTCCCACCTGGCTCTCCACCTACGAGCGAGCACTTCTGTGNNNNNNNNNNNNNNNNNNNNNNNNNNNNNNNNNNNNNNNNNNNNNNNNNNNNNNNNNNNNNNNNNNNNNNNNNNNNNNNNNNNNNNNNNNNTGCGATTGAGAGGGTCAGGGCGGAGACTAGGACCGGGGAGAGGGAGCTTTCTGCTGCAATGGCGGCGTTTCAGGAGAGCGTGGCTAGTCCGCGCGTGTTGCAACGCGTTAGGAGAGTCGGGAGGTTGTTGGATGGGGAGATTGATGAGCTTGATGAGTCTATGGGGGGGATGAGGAACGCCGTGGGAGAGCTTTTTCAGAGAGCGGATGAGTTGAGGGTGGCTACGGTTAGGAAGGTCGTGGCGGTTCTTTCTCCGCCGAAGACGGTTAGGTTTCTTGCCGCGGCCTTGGGGTTTCAGCTACGTGTCAGGCGGTGGGGGATGGAAAGGGACCAGTCCCGTTGACGcctttgactttttttttttaaaaatctttttcttagaaGTAAAACGAAAACAAGTGCTCTGTGTTTTTTTCCTCACTCTGTTCTGCAGTGTGAGCTGTTTTTATCATGATGATAATGATTATGATTGTTAATCagatacatttatttatcagtTCCACCATAAGTTTTGGCATCTACATTTATAGTAATTGTGTCATCGTTTCAAATCAATCCTCAGAttctaaattcaaaatatagaaACCAATATTTTGGGGGCAAGATATACAAATAAGGTGAATTCTTTCAAACCCATGGCAATTTTGTGGGTAAGTTATCCTTGTACATGTGTCATCATCTCAgtcattgataaaaaaaatttttaacctTGCATTAATACATTCATTGATAACAGCAAAAGCTTTTAATGAACATATACTATAACAAATACTACATTAATTATTGTATACATATACTATATAATGTATTGGGGAACATTTATAATTACTCTAActtgtttttcattttataaaatacccTCCATCACTTTCTGAAATTCAACATGCATGTCTCACAAGCCTTTAATTCATGTTTCACTTCCTGGAAAACGCATAGAACCCACTGCTCGGTGATTTTTTCGCCTTCGTTCTATACCCACGACCCAACCCTGAAATTTGTTATCCTAGAACCCACTACCGAACcctgtttgattttttcaccttCGTTCTATACCCAGCGTCCATTTAGCAAGAATGATATCCTTCGAGTAACAGGTTCCGGAATTGGTACTCTGCTTTCGTCGGATTGGTGTCGACGTCAACTGAGGAGAGGGCGAACGCTAAACTGATGTGGCTCCGGTAGAGAAATTTGTAGCAGAACTTCTGCTAGATCCGAAGCTGTGGCTGCTGGAAGCTAGTTTACCAACAATCAATTTTCGGCTGCCTTTGAATTAGGTGCGTCGGATTAGGTAAAGGTCACCTCCCTCTGACTCCGACAGTGCATTTTTTATCCGTTGAAGCTCAACCTCTGCTTGTCATCAAGGTATGTCCAGATTAGTTCAATTTGGATGATAGTCTATGCCTTTTTAATGGTTCTCTGTTTAGGGTGTTGGGTTGCTATCCTTGAATTTGGAAATTAAGTTACATTATCTAGTTCTATGCTGTGGCTAGGTTTGgggaattgaaattaaattgggTTAGTTTAATTGGATTTGGTTCATTTAATTTTACATGCAGCTTATTTTAGCTTCCATTCGTTGCTGCCATTGGCTCCGTTTATTGACATTTTTGGGTAAAATTATGGCAGGGGTTAAATTATGTCCATAAACGAGGATGATGTGAAGAATGATTCTGATAATGATTTAGGTGATGATTTCGATTATCAACCGAATGCAGAAGACGATGCTGAAGACGACGATGTGGATTCGCTGGATTCTACTAGCAAGAGTGAAGAAGTTTGTGGTGTAAAAAGAATAGCAGATTTAATGGTGGAGGATATTTGGAACCTGGAATTTAGGACAGAGGATGAAGCTTGCCAATTTTATAACGCTTATTCTTGTTGGCATGGATTTGTAATGAGGAAGGACAATGCGGTTAGGGATAATCAAGGTAGAATCATTAGCAGGCAACTTGTTTGCAACAAAGAGGGCTGGAGGAATATGAGGTATCTGAATCATTAGCAGGCAACTTGTTTGCAACAAAGAGGGCTGGAGAAATATGAGGTATCTTGATATGGATGATAGATCAAGGGAGGCAAGGTCACTAACGCGAACCAAGTGTCCAGCTCGGCTTAGGGTAAAGCTTGACTACGGCTGCGGTAGATGGAAGGTATCATGTTTTGTGGAATCTCACAACTACGATCTGACGCCACCCCAATTTGCGCATCTGGTACCGGCCAATCGTCGTCTCACTGTGACTGATAGAGTCCAAGTGGAAAATCTTCATAATTTTGGTGTCAAGAGCTGCCATATTATGGGGTATATTGCATTCCAGAAGGGTGGATATCGTCATGCTGGCTTCACACGAAAAGATTTGTACAACCACATCGATCGCTATCGTTGGGCAAAAGTTAAAAACGGGGATGCCAATGCGGCAATAAACTATTTGATTGGCAAGTCAAACAACGATCCGCTGTTCTTTGGAAAGTATACGTTCACTAGTGACGAAAGGATGGAGCATATTTTTTGGGCAGATAGGTAGTCAATTATCGACTATCACTGCTTTGGAGATATTGTTGCCTTTGATTCAACCTACAAGAAGAATAAATACAACAAGCCTTTGGTCATTTTCTCTGGATGCAATCATCACGGGCAGACTGTTATCTTCGGCTCCGGCCTACTATCTGACGAAACCACAGAGACGTATAAGTGGTTGTTGGAAACCTTTATTGAAGCGATGGGTGGGAAAAGTCCAAAAGCAGTAATAACTGACGGAGACCTTGCCATGCGAGATGCAATCAAGAATGTCCTGCCTGATGCGACCCATCGGTTATGCGGATGGCATCTGCAGAGAAATGCATGTGAAAATATAAAGAATCCTAATTTCCTGCGCGATTTTAAGTGTCTTATATACGACAACAACGACCAGAGAGACTTTGATCAGAGATGGACAGCCATTTTGGATAAGCACAACCTTCTTGGAAGTACCTGGATGGAAAAGACGTACGAAACTCGTGAGATGTGGTTCCATTGTTTCCTCCGGGATAAGTTTTTCGGTTACATAAGGACGACATCACAGTGCGAAGGTATAAATTCTCTCATCAGATTTTATGTTAATCGCAAGAACACCCTCATTGACTTCATGCATAACCTGGATAGGGCCTTAAAGGAGTATAGAAACAACAAATTAATAGCTGACTTTAAGTCTCAGTGCTCAGAGCCAGTGATGATTACCTCGTTGGAGGTATATGAAAGATCTGCATCATGTTATTTCACGCGAAACATTTTCAAGGAAATTCGTAATGAGATTCAGAGGGCAGGGGCTTTGAATATAACGGTACTAAGCACAACCTTGGACAAGGTAGAGTTTAGTGTGACTGCTCTCGGAGACCCGGCCAAAGATCGACGGGTGGAAGTCGATAGAGGTAAGAATATGTTCTCGTACTCGTGCAAGCTGTTTGAATCACGTGGTATTCCCTGTAGTCATATCTTCTGTGCCATGAAGTTTGAAAACATACTTGAGTTTCCAGATTTGTTGATATACAAAAGGTGGACAAAAAATGCAAAGAACGAATTTATTAGCACAGAAATGCCTGTGAATGATGACATCGAAAGGGTCTTAAAGTTTCGAGTTGGAGCATTGGCATCGAATTGCAACAAGCTGTGTGATATTGCTTGCAAGGATCTTGCAGACTTTGATGAAGTCCAGTCTGAACTTGTCAATTTAGTTATCCGCCTACAGTCACGCAAACAAGGCAAGTCAACTCCTAATGTTAACGTGGAAGGCATCAACGATCCCTTTGTTGTCAAAAGCAAAGGAGCCCCTTCCAAGAGGTCTTcttggaggaagaagagagcATGCTCTAATTGCCACAAGTACGGTCATTACTACAAGCGCTGTCCAGATCTGATGCAGCATAGTGTGGAAGGTAACCCTCGTGATCGATCATACGGCAATGCATCAGCCAAGGACTCAGGTTTTAGTCCAGAAAGGTTTGCTAATTCTTCGAGGTCGTTCTCAATTAAGTCCGAACACCACTCAGGACCTAATACCAAGGTACGATTTGTTTATTCGAAATAGACTCCGGCTGTGAAAATCTTGTTCGGTGTGTGTCCCTTTAAAAACCATTAAACTATGTGaatgttcctctgtttgggcagCCTTTTAAAAAGGGTGGAACAAGAAAGTTTACGGCGACGGGTATGAGGAACCGGAAGGGTAAAGACAACACTTTTGTCGaggtaatttttttgaatataaaCATCTAATTTCCGTGTCATGAACTGGGTAAACTAATGAAGATGTACTTCTTcttgtcaaataaaaaaaatataaaacagcgGAGCCTCCATGAAAGCAGCGAATCCATTGACATCGCGTCCACGAATGGTGTTTTCAATAAAAATCTCGACTCGTTAACACAGGTGTTATGCGTAAAACTCCTCCATGCGTAAAAATTATGGTTGTATGCATTATTATAGTTTCTGATTGGGGATTATCATGTTATCAGCAGGTGAAGGAGTCACGACAGGACAAGAGACATTTATTCACGAACTATGAATGTGATAATGATGTCATTGATGATAAATGTGACACACGACATGTGCAGATGGATGTCCGACATCAGTTACCGTCGTCACTGTCTTGTGGCAACAAACAAGGATCGTACATGGTATTGTTCGCGTCGATGCATAGGACACTTTGACCATTTCAAGG belongs to Arachis duranensis cultivar V14167 chromosome 8, aradu.V14167.gnm2.J7QH, whole genome shotgun sequence and includes:
- the LOC107461005 gene encoding protein ZW2 (The sequence of the model RefSeq protein was modified relative to this genomic sequence to represent the inferred CDS: added 78 bases not found in genome assembly); the protein is MPTNSQQQFHAFYEGWIQRKQTLLDELLTLSDAPDSQHKHIALIESVLSHYQQYFEHKTRLQNDDVLLLFSPTWLSTYERALLWMGDYKPSIILRLADTALQDLTPDQIRAIERVRAETRTGERELSAAMAAFQESVASPRVLQRVRRVGRLLDGEIDELDESMGGMRNAVGELFQRADELRVATVRKVVAVLSPPKTVRFLAAALGFQLRVRRWGMERDQSR